One genomic segment of Vulpes lagopus strain Blue_001 chromosome 9, ASM1834538v1, whole genome shotgun sequence includes these proteins:
- the PRDM14 gene encoding PR domain zinc finger protein 14, with the protein MAGCRPAGAGPRRPPSPGSPEMRLASPQVRRALWPGMALPPPGEAGPQDKMCFAPERLQRSPQHLDAYNMPFLPYGHNGHLLPAAEENFQAFPPREAAVSASHTVPPFTFRPAPPLLSSSLALQREPLYDLPWYGKLPPWYAIPHLPREVPHFNSSHEYRGATSGDLDHVGGQSDSGQCCGPEILIKPTAVNASLLPEVMKTPPLLPSFPGKRSEEGSKLPTPYGKSIPRYHFTQEDLHFVLFGVIPSVERSAPLHHAISGFLVPTDGKGSDSLCRTLDKDSLQLPEGLCLKQTTFGELRHFGIFCSSLIAKGVRFGPFQGKVVNASEVKTYGDNSLMWEIFEDGHLSHFIDGKGNAGNWMSYVNCARFPKEQNLVAVQCQGQIFYESCKEICQNQELLVWYGDCYEKFLDIPVSLQVTEQGKQAPRSSEESAEGYRCERCGKVFTYKYYRDKHLKYTPCVDKGDRKFPCSLCKRSFEKRDRLRIHILHVHEKHRPHKCSTCGKCFSQSSSLNKHTRVHSGDRPYHCVYCTKRFTASSILRTHIRQHSGEKPFKCKYCGKSFASHAAHDSHVRRSHKEDEGWSCSICGKTFPNQEASYSHMKLHEGH; encoded by the exons ATGGCGGGGTGTCGGCCGGCGGGAGCAGGCCCGCggcggccccccagccccggctccccTGAGATGCGGCTTGCTTCCCCGCAGGTGCGCCGCGCGCTGTGGCCCGGGATGGCTCTGCCGCCGCCAGGCGAGGCCGGCCCGCAGGACAAGATGTGCTTCGCGCCCGAGAGGCTCCAGCGCAGCCCCCAGCACCTGGACGCCTACAACATGCCCTTCCTGCCCTACGGCCACAATGGGCACTTGCTACCCGCTGCGGAGGAAAATTTCCAGGCTTTCCCGCCCCGGGAGGCTGCAGTGTCCGCGTCCCACACGGTGCCCCCCTTCACCTTCCGGCCCGCGCCTCCCTTGCTGAGCTCCAGCCTGGCCCTGCAGAGGGAGCCACTCTACGATCTGCCCTGGTACGGCAAGCTGCCCCCGTGGTACGCGattccccacctccccagagaGGTGCCGCACTTCAACAGCAGCCACGAGTACAGAGGCGCCACCAGTGGAGACTTGGACCACGTTGGTGGCCAAAGCGACAGTGGCCAGTGTTGTGGACCTGAGATTTTAATTAAACCGACGGCTGTGAATGCTTCCCTGTTACCTGAGGTGATGAAGACCCCCCCGTTATTACCTTCCTTCCCCGGCAAGCGATCTGAGGAGGGCTCCAAACTCCCCACCCCGTATGGAAAGTCGATTCCCCGTTACCACTTCACCCAGGAGGACCTGCACTTCGTTTTGTTCGGGGTTATCCCCAGCGTGGAGCGCTCGGCCCCTCTGCACCATGCAATTTCCGGCTTCCTGGTCCCCACAGACGGTAAAG GATCCGATTCTCTTTGTCGAACTCTGGATAAAGACTCCCTTCAGCTACCAGAAG GTCTCTGCCTCAAGCAGACAACGTTTGGAGAATTGCGGCATTTTGGTATATTCTGCAGTAGCCTCATTGCCAAAGGAGTCAGGTTTGGGCCCTTTCAAGGTAAAGTGGTCAACGCCAGTGAAGTCAAGACCTATGGAGACAATTCTCTGATGTGGGAG atctttgaagATGGTCATTTGAGCCACTTTATAGATGGAAAAGGAAATGCAGGGAACTGGATGTCCTATGTCAACTGTGCCCGTTTCCCCAAGGAGCAGAACCTGGTTGCAGTGCAGTGTCAAGGGCAGATATTTTATGAGAGCTGCAAGGAGATCTGCCAGAACCAAGAGCTCCTTGTGTGGTATGGAGACTGCTATGAAAAGTTTCTGGACATTCCTGTGAGCCTTCAAGTCACAGAacaggggaagcaggctcctaggTCCTCTGAGG AGTCTGCAGAAGGCTACAGATGTGAAAGATGTGGAAAAGTATTTACCTACAAATATTACAGAGATAAGCATCTCAAGTATACCCCTTGTGTGGACAAGGGTGACCGGAAatttccctgctctctctgcaAACGATCCTTTGAGAAGCGAGACCGGCTTAGGATCCACATCCTTCATGTTCATGAGAAGCACCGGCCTCACAAG TGTTCTACCTGTGGGAAATGTTTCTCTCAGTCTTCCAGCCTAAACAAACATACGAGAGTCCACTCTGGAGACAGACCATACCACTGTGTATATTGTACAAAG AGGTTCACTGCCTCCAGCATCCTCCGCACACATATCAGGCAGCACTCCGGGGAGAAGCCCTTCAAATGCAAGTACTGTGGGAAATCTTTTGCATCCCACGCCGCTCACGACAGCCACGTCCGGCGCTCACACAAGGAGGATGAGGGCTGGTCTTGCAGCATCTGTGGAAAAACCTTCCCGAATCAAGAAGCATCCTACTCCCATATGAAGCTGCATGAAGGCCACTAG